A genomic stretch from Pseudomonadota bacterium includes:
- a CDS encoding cytochrome ubiquinol oxidase subunit I: protein MDFLDATLLARIQFAFTIAFHIIFPAFSIGLASYLAVLEGLHLKTGRQVYLRLFKYWMKVFAVVFGMGVVSGIVMSYQFGTNWSVFSDRTGPILGPLMGYEVLTAFFLEAGFLGVMLFGMGRVGPRLHYMATLMVAIGTLISAFWILSVNSWMHTPAGFSVNEAGQYVPENWFEVVFNPSFPYRLVHMVLAAYLTTAFAVGAAGAYHLLRDKRNAAARVMFSMALWMAALVTPLQIAAGDLHGLNTFEYQPAKIAAMEGHFATQRGAPLILFGVPDTEAGETKLALEIPRLGSLILTHELDGEVRGLDAFPREDWPNVPIVFYSFRIMIGIGMLMLLVGVVSLWLRYRKLLYDTRAFQRMVLWMGPSGFIAVLAGWITTEVGRQPYTVYGLLRTADSVSPIGAPATMASLLAFVVVYLLVFGMGTWYVLRMLRRPPLPGEEPVASHEPTRVAPAAATAREFDGGAVAQ, encoded by the coding sequence ATGGATTTCCTGGATGCCACCCTGCTGGCCCGGATACAGTTCGCGTTCACCATCGCGTTTCACATCATTTTTCCCGCGTTTTCCATTGGTTTGGCCAGCTACCTGGCGGTCCTGGAAGGCCTGCATCTCAAAACGGGTCGACAGGTCTATCTTAGGCTCTTTAAATACTGGATGAAGGTCTTTGCCGTCGTGTTTGGCATGGGCGTTGTTTCCGGCATTGTGATGAGCTACCAGTTCGGCACGAACTGGAGCGTGTTCTCCGATCGCACCGGACCGATCCTTGGGCCCTTGATGGGCTACGAGGTGTTGACCGCATTTTTTCTCGAGGCTGGATTCCTGGGCGTCATGCTTTTTGGCATGGGCCGGGTTGGCCCGCGGCTTCACTATATGGCCACACTGATGGTTGCCATCGGCACGCTGATCTCGGCGTTCTGGATCCTGTCGGTCAACAGCTGGATGCACACCCCCGCGGGCTTCAGCGTCAACGAGGCCGGCCAGTACGTGCCCGAAAACTGGTTCGAAGTGGTTTTCAATCCGTCCTTTCCCTATCGGCTGGTGCACATGGTGCTGGCGGCGTACCTCACCACCGCTTTTGCGGTGGGTGCGGCGGGCGCCTACCACCTGCTCCGAGATAAAAGGAATGCGGCGGCCCGGGTGATGTTCTCGATGGCGCTGTGGATGGCGGCGCTGGTCACGCCGCTGCAGATTGCCGCTGGCGACCTGCACGGCCTGAATACCTTCGAGTATCAGCCGGCCAAAATCGCCGCCATGGAAGGGCACTTTGCGACGCAGCGGGGCGCGCCGCTGATCCTTTTTGGTGTCCCGGATACCGAGGCGGGGGAAACCAAACTGGCGCTCGAGATCCCCAGACTCGGCAGCCTCATCCTCACGCATGAGCTCGACGGCGAAGTCAGGGGTCTCGATGCGTTTCCGCGTGAGGACTGGCCGAATGTGCCCATTGTCTTCTACAGCTTTCGGATCATGATCGGGATTGGGATGCTGATGCTGCTGGTTGGCGTGGTCAGCCTCTGGCTGCGTTACCGCAAATTGCTCTATGACACTCGTGCCTTCCAGCGCATGGTGCTTTGGATGGGGCCGTCCGGATTTATCGCCGTGCTGGCCGGCTGGATCACCACAGAAGTCGGCCGTCAGCCCTACACGGTCTATGGTCTGCTGAGGACCGCGGACTCGGTGTCGCCGATCGGAGCCCCGGCAACGATGGCCTCGCTGCTGGCGTTTGTGGTGGTCTATCTGCTCGTGTTCGGGATGGGGACCTGGTACGTCCTCCGTATGCTGCGCCGCCCGCCGCTGCCAGGCGAGGAGCCGGTGGCGTCCCACGAGCCCACCCGCGTTGCGCCGGCGGCGGCCACCGCACGGGAATTTGACGGCGGGGCGGTCGCGCAGTGA
- the cydB gene encoding cytochrome d ubiquinol oxidase subunit II, translating into MTDLALIWAGVLTLAVLLYVIMDGFDLGIGIVFPMLDVGDDRDRAMNSIAPVWDGNETWLVLGGGGLFAAFPLAYGVLMTAFYAPLTAMLLGLVFRGVAFEFRWRDPDHRALWDFSFTAGSLLAAFCQGLILGAFVQGIEVDNRSYGGGWFDWLTPFSVMTGVAVSVGYALLGSGWLIMKSDGALRQRAYQMALPLAVGMLALIGTVSLWTPMQSQEIADRWFSSENLLHLWPIPLLVAVLAILLLEGLRKQRDWWPFSATLGLFLASYAGLAVSLFPYVVPRSLTIWDAAAPDSSLRFLLIGTVILLPMILAYTGYAYWVFRGKLKAGEGYH; encoded by the coding sequence GTGACCGATCTGGCACTGATCTGGGCCGGTGTGCTGACGCTAGCCGTCCTGCTGTACGTGATCATGGACGGGTTCGACCTGGGTATCGGTATCGTGTTTCCGATGCTCGACGTTGGGGACGACCGTGATCGCGCGATGAACTCCATCGCCCCGGTGTGGGACGGCAACGAAACCTGGCTGGTGCTGGGCGGCGGCGGCCTGTTTGCCGCGTTCCCGCTGGCCTACGGCGTGCTGATGACCGCTTTTTATGCGCCGCTGACGGCGATGCTGCTGGGGCTGGTCTTCCGCGGTGTGGCGTTTGAGTTTCGCTGGCGTGACCCCGACCACCGGGCGCTCTGGGACTTCAGCTTTACCGCGGGGTCCCTGCTGGCAGCCTTTTGTCAGGGACTGATCCTGGGCGCTTTTGTGCAGGGCATCGAGGTGGATAACCGATCTTACGGCGGCGGCTGGTTTGACTGGCTGACACCTTTTAGCGTGATGACCGGGGTAGCCGTGAGCGTTGGGTATGCGCTGCTCGGGTCGGGCTGGCTGATCATGAAATCTGACGGAGCGCTTCGCCAGCGCGCCTACCAGATGGCGCTGCCGCTGGCGGTGGGCATGCTGGCGCTGATCGGCACGGTGAGCCTGTGGACGCCGATGCAGAGTCAGGAAATCGCCGACCGGTGGTTCAGCTCGGAAAACCTGCTGCACCTGTGGCCGATTCCGCTCCTGGTCGCGGTCCTGGCGATCCTGCTGCTCGAAGGCTTGCGCAAGCAGCGCGATTGGTGGCCGTTCAGCGCAACGCTGGGACTGTTTCTCGCCAGCTACGCCGGCCTGGCGGTCAGCCTCTTTCCCTACGTGGTGCCCCGCTCGCTGACGATCTGGGACGCGGCTGCACCCGACTCGTCGCTGCGGTTTCTGCTGATCGGGACCGTGATCCTGCTGCCGATGATCCTCGCCTACACGGGCTACGCCTACTGGGTGTTCCGAGGCAAACTCAAAGCTGGCGAGGGGTATCACTGA
- a CDS encoding aldo/keto reductase produces the protein MFTRRQLLAAGGAAASLSLSSSGFASDGLISRTIPASGEQLVAMGIGTNRYGVTGAEAKAPLKATLAEFVRLGGQLIDTAPSYGKGVSESVLGELTDELGIRDELFFATKVDGRMDGPRQMATSLEKLKTDQAELIQVHNLRALDTLLPALREAQTDGLIKYVGVTTSRHEQFEQLENVLRSEPLDFVQLNYSLDDRQAADRLLPMAQERGIAVLVNLPFGRGRLFEKTAGQALPEWAAEFDCQTWGQFFLKYLLGHPAVTCPIPGTRKTKHVVDNMGAAMGAVPDEAMRKRQEALIDAL, from the coding sequence ATGTTCACCCGTAGACAGCTCCTGGCAGCGGGCGGCGCCGCCGCGAGCCTGAGCCTCAGCTCGTCTGGCTTTGCTTCAGACGGCCTGATTTCACGAACGATCCCGGCCAGCGGCGAGCAGCTGGTGGCCATGGGGATTGGCACCAACCGCTACGGCGTCACCGGCGCGGAGGCCAAAGCGCCGCTCAAGGCCACGTTGGCCGAGTTCGTCCGGCTGGGCGGGCAGCTGATCGATACCGCGCCGTCCTACGGCAAAGGGGTCTCCGAATCGGTCCTCGGCGAACTGACCGACGAGCTGGGCATCCGGGACGAGCTGTTCTTTGCCACCAAGGTTGACGGCCGTATGGACGGGCCCCGCCAAATGGCCACCTCGCTGGAAAAGCTCAAGACCGATCAGGCCGAGCTGATCCAGGTCCACAACCTGCGCGCGCTGGATACGCTGCTGCCGGCGCTGCGGGAGGCGCAGACCGACGGATTGATCAAGTACGTCGGCGTCACCACCTCGCGGCACGAGCAGTTCGAACAGCTGGAAAACGTGTTGCGTAGCGAGCCGCTGGACTTTGTCCAGCTAAACTATTCGCTGGACGATCGCCAGGCCGCCGATCGGCTTCTCCCGATGGCTCAGGAACGGGGCATCGCGGTCTTGGTGAACCTGCCGTTCGGTCGAGGCCGCCTGTTTGAAAAAACCGCTGGTCAGGCGTTGCCCGAGTGGGCCGCCGAGTTTGATTGCCAGACCTGGGGCCAGTTTTTCCTGAAGTACCTGCTAGGCCACCCCGCGGTGACCTGCCCAATTCCGGGCACACGAAAAACCAAGCACGTCGTCGACAACATGGGTGCAGCCATGGGCGCGGTGCCTGACGAGGCGATGCGCAAGCGCCAGGAGGCGTTGATCGACGCTCTTTAA
- the purD gene encoding phosphoribosylamine--glycine ligase, with the protein MKVLVVGSGGREHALAWRCAQDESVDRVLVAPGNAGTEGEPKIRNVDVASDDIAGLIALASRELVDLTIIGPEQPLVAGVVDAFQDAGLRCFGPSAAAAKLEGSKAFSKAFMQRHHIPTAAFQTFEALEPALAYLEAVGAPVVVKADGLAAGKGVVVAQSLEQAETAVRDMLAGNRFGAAGHRVVIEEFVQGEEASFIALCDGSNALPLATSQDHKAAFDGDTGPNTGGMGAYSPAPVVTAALHHKIMDEVITPTLKGMAEEGQPFVGFLYAGVMITPAGELRVLEFNVRFGDPETQPVMMRLQSSLAAHCNDALDGDLQNTPIQWAPQTCLGVVMAASGYPGSYPTGQVIHGLDDVQLPTKVFHAGTSRQGEQTVTAGGRVLCVCGLGGSVAEARDAAYGAVDAIRWTDCQYRSDIGHRALNAS; encoded by the coding sequence ATGAAGGTTCTGGTTGTCGGCAGCGGAGGAAGGGAGCACGCGCTGGCCTGGCGTTGCGCGCAGGATGAATCGGTCGATCGCGTACTCGTTGCGCCCGGGAACGCGGGCACCGAGGGGGAGCCCAAAATTCGGAACGTGGACGTCGCCAGCGACGATATAGCAGGCCTGATTGCGCTGGCCAGCCGAGAACTGGTTGATCTCACGATCATTGGGCCGGAGCAACCGCTGGTCGCCGGTGTCGTCGATGCCTTCCAGGACGCTGGGCTACGCTGCTTTGGACCCAGCGCCGCTGCAGCAAAGCTCGAAGGCTCCAAAGCCTTTAGCAAAGCCTTTATGCAGCGCCACCACATCCCGACGGCCGCATTCCAGACCTTCGAAGCGCTGGAGCCGGCGTTGGCCTATCTCGAAGCGGTCGGCGCGCCGGTTGTGGTGAAAGCGGACGGGCTGGCGGCGGGTAAGGGGGTGGTCGTTGCCCAATCGCTCGAGCAGGCCGAGACGGCGGTCCGCGACATGCTCGCTGGAAATCGCTTCGGCGCCGCCGGCCACCGTGTGGTGATCGAGGAGTTTGTCCAGGGTGAGGAGGCCAGCTTCATCGCCCTTTGTGACGGCAGCAACGCCCTGCCGCTCGCCACCTCACAGGATCACAAAGCGGCCTTCGACGGCGACACCGGCCCCAACACCGGCGGCATGGGCGCCTACTCCCCCGCGCCGGTGGTCACCGCGGCGCTGCATCACAAGATTATGGATGAGGTGATCACCCCGACGCTGAAGGGCATGGCTGAGGAAGGCCAGCCGTTTGTCGGCTTCCTCTACGCCGGCGTGATGATCACGCCCGCCGGCGAGCTGCGGGTGCTGGAGTTTAATGTCCGCTTCGGCGACCCAGAAACCCAGCCGGTCATGATGCGGCTTCAGTCCAGCCTCGCCGCCCACTGCAATGACGCCCTGGACGGCGACCTGCAGAACACGCCCATCCAGTGGGCCCCGCAGACCTGTCTCGGTGTGGTAATGGCAGCTAGCGGCTATCCCGGGAGCTACCCGACCGGCCAGGTTATCCACGGGCTGGATGACGTCCAGCTACCGACCAAGGTCTTCCACGCCGGCACGAGCCGGCAGGGTGAGCAAACCGTCACGGCGGGCGGGCGGGTGCTGTGCGTCTGTGGCCTGGGCGGGTCGGTCGCTGAAGCGCGAGACGCCGCCTACGGCGCCGTAGACGCCATCCGCTGGACCGACTGCCAGTATCGCAGCGACATCGGCCACCGAGCGTTGAACGCCTCTTAA
- the purH gene encoding bifunctional phosphoribosylaminoimidazolecarboxamide formyltransferase/IMP cyclohydrolase, which translates to MTSASTSTRRALISVSDKTGIVDLARELSDLGLSILSTGGTARTLADAGIPVTQVGDHTGFPEIMGGRVKTLHPKIHGGILGRREQDAQVMADMEIDPIDVVVVNLYPFEATIAAGADYAEAVEQIDIGGPAMVRAAAKNHAAVSIVVDPADYGDVVTELKEHGATSETLRRRLAATAYAHTAAYDSAIAGWLNGESGQRFPSTLTLGYRHGEILRYGENPHQQGAFYRQNHPPAGSLAAAELIQGKALSYNNLGDADAALQCAQAFVEAPAVCVIVKHANPCGVAVAEDLSTAYGRAFATDPTSAFGGIIAFNQTVEQPLVEEILDQQFVEVIIAPAFSEGAEEALKRKPNVRVLATGRWPDSPPAGYDFRPVGGGLIIQDVDAGQVSEAELKVVTEKAPTAAQLGDLLFAWRVGKFVKSNAIVYARDLQTVGVGAGQMSRVISAKIAGLKAEQEGLEVPGAVMASDAFFPFRDGIDAAATAGISAVIQPGGSMRDTEVIDAANEHGLAMVFTGMRHFRH; encoded by the coding sequence ATGACCTCAGCCTCTACATCCACCCGTCGCGCACTCATCAGCGTCTCTGACAAAACCGGCATCGTCGACCTGGCCCGGGAGCTCAGCGACCTGGGCCTGTCGATTCTGTCCACCGGCGGCACCGCCCGGACCTTGGCGGACGCAGGCATTCCCGTCACTCAGGTGGGTGACCACACCGGCTTTCCGGAGATTATGGGAGGGCGCGTCAAGACGCTGCACCCGAAGATTCATGGCGGCATCCTGGGGCGGCGCGAGCAGGATGCACAGGTGATGGCCGATATGGAGATCGACCCGATCGACGTTGTGGTGGTCAACCTTTACCCGTTCGAAGCAACCATCGCCGCGGGTGCGGATTACGCAGAAGCGGTGGAACAGATCGATATCGGTGGACCGGCCATGGTCCGGGCGGCGGCCAAAAACCACGCGGCCGTGAGCATTGTCGTCGACCCGGCCGACTATGGTGACGTGGTCACCGAGCTCAAGGAGCATGGCGCCACCAGCGAAACCCTGCGGCGCCGGCTGGCCGCCACCGCCTACGCGCATACGGCCGCCTACGACAGCGCCATCGCCGGCTGGCTGAACGGTGAAAGTGGCCAGCGGTTTCCCTCGACTCTGACCCTGGGCTACCGTCACGGTGAAATCCTGCGTTACGGCGAGAATCCCCATCAGCAGGGGGCCTTCTATCGGCAGAACCACCCGCCGGCCGGCAGCCTGGCCGCGGCGGAACTGATCCAGGGCAAAGCCCTTTCGTACAACAATCTGGGTGACGCTGACGCGGCGCTCCAGTGCGCCCAGGCGTTCGTCGAGGCACCGGCCGTCTGCGTCATCGTGAAACACGCCAACCCGTGCGGTGTGGCGGTCGCAGAGGACCTGTCGACCGCCTACGGGCGCGCGTTTGCCACGGACCCGACGTCGGCGTTTGGGGGAATCATCGCCTTCAATCAGACCGTCGAACAGCCGCTGGTCGAAGAAATCCTGGACCAGCAGTTTGTGGAAGTCATCATTGCGCCCGCCTTTAGCGAAGGTGCGGAGGAAGCCCTCAAACGCAAGCCAAACGTTCGGGTTCTTGCGACCGGACGATGGCCGGACTCGCCGCCAGCCGGCTACGATTTCCGCCCGGTCGGCGGCGGGCTGATCATACAGGACGTGGACGCCGGGCAGGTCTCAGAGGCTGAGCTCAAGGTTGTCACGGAAAAGGCCCCGACGGCGGCCCAGCTGGGAGATTTGCTGTTCGCCTGGCGGGTCGGCAAATTTGTCAAATCGAACGCCATCGTTTATGCGCGGGATCTGCAGACTGTCGGCGTGGGTGCCGGTCAGATGAGCCGGGTCATCAGCGCCAAGATCGCCGGGCTGAAGGCCGAGCAGGAGGGCCTGGAAGTGCCCGGCGCCGTGATGGCGTCAGACGCCTTTTTTCCCTTCCGTGACGGCATCGACGCAGCGGCGACAGCGGGCATCAGCGCCGTGATCCAGCCGGGTGGCTCGATGAGGGACACCGAAGTGATCGATGCGGCCAACGAGCACGGCCTCGCGATGGTCTTCACCGGCATGCGTCATTTTCGCCACTGA
- a CDS encoding molybdopterin molybdotransferase MoeA, with amino-acid sequence MHRTFSTRPPEMPNTLITPDEVTRIIAAAMPQGRVAQVPLERAYGRRLAETVAADRDQPPFDRVTMDGIALRSEAVAAGQVSFPVGGVHGAGQPQPELTAPDHCLEVMTGSVMPRGCDSVVPVEDITLKDGVATLGSPEDISPWRFVHRRGTDYPIGQVLLQPGTLIRGPELAVLASVGRGEVSVRRWPSALVVATGDELVEPGNPVAAHQIRMANDYAIAGRLTGMGLTEVSRVHLRDDPELIAAELARGLEDFDLIILTGGVSRGRFDHVPGVLENLGVKKQFHRVNQKPGKPMWFGVGPTGQPVFALPGNPVSALVCFHRYVEPALRAMSDEVMPPRRVELASSLSFSNDMTRFVPVNLLPGSAQAKPLELNTSGDFFALAGSSGFCELPSEQRVFKAGVELAFFPW; translated from the coding sequence ATGCACCGGACGTTTTCGACACGCCCCCCCGAGATGCCCAATACGTTGATTACCCCTGACGAAGTCACCCGAATTATCGCCGCTGCCATGCCCCAGGGACGGGTGGCTCAGGTACCCCTGGAGCGGGCCTACGGGCGCCGCCTGGCCGAAACGGTGGCGGCTGACCGCGATCAGCCGCCTTTCGACCGCGTCACGATGGACGGCATTGCGCTGCGCTCGGAGGCGGTGGCGGCGGGACAGGTGAGTTTTCCGGTCGGCGGCGTCCATGGCGCCGGGCAGCCGCAGCCCGAGCTGACGGCACCCGACCATTGCCTCGAGGTGATGACCGGTTCTGTCATGCCGCGGGGCTGCGACAGCGTGGTACCGGTTGAAGACATCACGCTGAAAGATGGTGTTGCCACGCTGGGCAGTCCGGAGGACATTTCGCCCTGGCGCTTTGTCCACCGCCGCGGCACCGATTACCCCATCGGACAGGTTCTCCTGCAGCCCGGCACGCTCATCCGGGGGCCAGAGCTCGCGGTGCTGGCGTCCGTGGGTCGCGGCGAGGTCAGCGTTCGGCGCTGGCCCAGCGCGCTGGTGGTGGCCACCGGCGACGAGCTGGTCGAACCCGGAAACCCCGTGGCGGCACATCAGATCCGCATGGCGAACGATTACGCGATCGCCGGCCGGCTCACGGGTATGGGCCTGACCGAAGTGTCCCGCGTCCACCTGCGCGACGACCCTGAGTTGATCGCCGCCGAGCTGGCGCGCGGTCTCGAAGACTTTGACCTGATCATCCTGACCGGCGGCGTATCCCGGGGGCGTTTTGACCATGTGCCGGGGGTGCTGGAAAACCTGGGCGTCAAAAAGCAGTTCCACCGCGTCAACCAGAAGCCGGGCAAACCGATGTGGTTTGGTGTGGGTCCCACGGGTCAGCCGGTCTTTGCGCTTCCGGGCAATCCGGTGTCGGCGCTCGTCTGCTTTCACCGCTACGTCGAGCCCGCGCTGCGGGCCATGAGCGATGAGGTGATGCCGCCGCGCCGGGTGGAGCTGGCTTCCAGTCTCAGCTTCAGCAACGATATGACGCGTTTTGTGCCAGTCAACCTGCTGCCTGGGAGCGCCCAGGCCAAGCCCCTCGAACTCAACACCTCGGGAGACTTTTTTGCGCTCGCGGGCAGCTCTGGGTTCTGCGAACTACCGTCTGAACAGCGGGTGTTTAAGGCCGGCGTCGAGCTCGCCTTTTTTCCATGGTAG
- the moaA gene encoding GTP 3',8-cyclase MoaA: MVVHDTRRRPLRDLRISLIDRCNFRCPYCMPAELFTEDYRFIDRSLRLTAEEITRVARVMVDLGVEKIRLTGGEPLLRRDLEEIIRGVSAIDELADLALTTNGVLLAARAQALKEAGLRRITVSLDSVDPEVFTSMSGGRGDLEKALAGIRAALAVGLAPVKVNAVVQKGVNDHGVLDLLDHFRGTGVVVRMIEYMDVGTRNGWVKDEVVSSAELLEQIAERWPVEALDARYRGEVARRFRYADGAGEFGLISSVSQPFCGDCNRARLSSDGGLYTCLFATHGAPLRPMLRNGVSDDELREAISVIWRRRADRYSEIRSAQAEPELEGDGKVEMYRIGG, from the coding sequence ATGGTAGTGCACGACACGCGGCGTCGCCCGCTGCGGGATTTACGCATCTCACTGATCGACCGCTGTAACTTTCGCTGCCCCTACTGCATGCCGGCGGAGCTGTTTACCGAGGACTACCGGTTCATCGACCGAAGTCTGCGGCTGACGGCCGAGGAGATTACCCGCGTTGCGCGGGTGATGGTGGACCTGGGCGTGGAAAAGATCCGCCTCACCGGCGGCGAGCCGCTCCTGCGGCGGGACCTGGAGGAGATCATCCGGGGCGTGAGCGCGATCGATGAGCTCGCGGACTTGGCGCTCACCACCAACGGGGTGCTGCTGGCGGCGCGCGCCCAGGCGCTTAAGGAGGCGGGCCTCCGGCGGATTACGGTGAGCCTGGACAGCGTCGACCCGGAGGTGTTCACCAGCATGTCGGGCGGTCGCGGGGACCTCGAGAAGGCGCTGGCTGGAATCCGCGCGGCGCTGGCGGTGGGCCTGGCGCCGGTCAAGGTCAACGCGGTTGTGCAGAAAGGCGTGAACGATCACGGCGTGCTGGATCTGCTGGATCATTTTCGAGGCACCGGCGTCGTGGTCCGGATGATCGAATACATGGACGTTGGGACCCGCAACGGCTGGGTGAAAGACGAGGTGGTCTCCAGTGCCGAACTGCTCGAGCAAATTGCTGAGCGGTGGCCGGTCGAGGCGCTGGACGCCCGGTATCGTGGCGAGGTCGCGCGGCGTTTCCGTTACGCCGACGGGGCCGGCGAATTTGGCCTGATCAGTTCGGTCAGCCAGCCCTTCTGCGGCGACTGCAACCGGGCTCGTCTGTCGTCGGATGGTGGGCTTTACACCTGCCTTTTTGCCACCCACGGGGCACCGCTGCGACCGATGCTGCGCAACGGTGTCAGCGACGACGAGCTGCGTGAAGCCATCAGCGTTATCTGGCGTCGCCGGGCCGATCGCTACAGCGAGATTCGCAGCGCCCAGGCGGAGCCGGAACTTGAGGGTGACGGCAAAGTGGAAATGTACCGAATCGGAGGATAA
- a CDS encoding MoaD/ThiS family protein, protein MELSVSYFALYRDVTGSDTEAVSTEASSPAELFAECQARYPGLERFEASLVAINDEMASWEAPLSRGDRVLFFPPVAGG, encoded by the coding sequence ATGGAGCTCTCTGTCAGCTATTTTGCGCTGTACCGTGACGTCACGGGCAGCGACACCGAGGCGGTCAGCACCGAAGCGTCCAGTCCCGCCGAGCTGTTTGCCGAGTGTCAGGCGCGCTATCCGGGCCTGGAGCGGTTTGAGGCGTCGCTGGTGGCCATCAACGACGAGATGGCGAGCTGGGAGGCGCCGCTAAGCCGTGGCGATAGGGTGCTGTTTTTTCCACCGGTTGCGGGAGGCTGA
- a CDS encoding molybdenum cofactor biosynthesis protein MoaE has product MFEIAEGPLQPQELAARLANPTCGGYVSFEGWVRNHQDGRQVQALEYEVYRPLAQSEGEKVLAEARERFEVVDVAAVHAAGHLAIGGLAVWVGAVAHHRAAAFDACRYAIDQIKVRLPIWKKEFYQEGDSGWVNCEQSAADGPPDPS; this is encoded by the coding sequence ATGTTTGAGATCGCTGAAGGCCCGCTGCAACCGCAGGAGCTCGCCGCGCGGCTGGCGAATCCGACCTGCGGCGGCTATGTGTCGTTTGAGGGCTGGGTGCGCAACCATCAGGACGGCCGCCAGGTGCAGGCGCTCGAATACGAGGTCTATCGCCCGCTGGCGCAAAGTGAGGGCGAGAAGGTGCTGGCCGAGGCCCGGGAACGATTCGAGGTGGTCGACGTGGCGGCGGTGCATGCGGCCGGCCATCTCGCCATCGGCGGCCTGGCGGTCTGGGTCGGCGCCGTGGCGCATCATCGAGCCGCGGCCTTCGACGCCTGCCGCTACGCCATCGACCAGATCAAGGTGCGCCTGCCGATCTGGAAAAAGGAGTTCTATCAGGAAGGCGATTCCGGCTGGGTCAACTGCGAACAGAGCGCGGCAGACGGCCCACCAGACCCAAGCTGA
- a CDS encoding nucleotidyltransferase family protein: MSAESELWAVVVAAGGSNRLGRPKQALELNGLTLLERAVTAAQEVVGDRVVCVLGAWQPPTPLPCLTVLHERWRDGMASSLVAGLQEVPSAASTLITLCDQPAVGAEQLEKLLRAHRRQPASIVAADYGDRAGVPAVFPAHLRERLLSLSGDRGARDLLSDATLTQLRIPMPEALLDIDTPGDWARLTGDA; the protein is encoded by the coding sequence GTGTCTGCTGAATCCGAACTCTGGGCGGTTGTGGTGGCGGCTGGTGGCTCCAACCGGCTGGGTAGACCCAAGCAGGCGCTGGAGCTGAATGGACTGACCCTCCTGGAGCGAGCCGTGACGGCCGCGCAGGAGGTGGTCGGAGACCGAGTCGTCTGCGTCCTTGGCGCCTGGCAGCCGCCGACGCCCCTGCCCTGCCTCACGGTGCTCCACGAGCGGTGGCGGGACGGCATGGCCAGCTCGCTCGTGGCCGGACTGCAGGAGGTACCGTCAGCGGCCAGCACGCTGATCACCCTGTGCGACCAGCCGGCCGTCGGCGCTGAGCAGCTGGAGAAGTTATTGAGGGCGCACCGGCGTCAGCCGGCAAGCATTGTCGCCGCCGACTACGGCGATCGAGCTGGCGTCCCGGCGGTCTTTCCGGCGCATCTGCGAGAACGGCTTTTGAGCTTGAGCGGCGACCGCGGCGCGCGGGATTTGCTAAGCGATGCGACGCTGACGCAGCTCCGAATCCCGATGCCCGAAGCGCTGCTGGACATCGATACACCCGGAGACTGGGCGCGACTGACCGGCGACGCGTAG
- a CDS encoding HesA/MoeB/ThiF family protein: MTSDGTTRYHGHLALDGFDERSQERLSQARVLLVGLGGVGSPAVQYLAAAGIGELRICDFDRVSESNLSRQLLYRQQDVDRPKTEAASEALKALNPTIKITTTRQRIDTDKAADIGGDCTLWLDTSDSWATRMAINEAALRCRTPWVMAAAVRREGQLALFRPDLGPNEACYACIYGRAANTMDDCAGAGVLSTVAGSVGLAAAQLAINHLIGAPTPRGLQLFDGNSLRWRGVALARDPDCRVC; this comes from the coding sequence GTGACATCCGACGGGACCACCCGCTATCACGGCCACCTGGCTCTCGACGGCTTTGACGAAAGGTCGCAGGAACGCCTTAGCCAGGCTCGGGTGCTGCTGGTGGGACTGGGCGGCGTGGGTAGCCCCGCCGTGCAGTACCTAGCGGCAGCGGGGATCGGCGAGCTGCGAATCTGCGATTTTGATCGGGTCAGCGAAAGCAATCTCAGTCGCCAGCTCCTCTACCGTCAGCAGGACGTGGACCGGCCCAAAACCGAAGCGGCGAGCGAAGCGCTCAAGGCGCTCAATCCAACGATCAAGATCACCACAACCCGACAACGTATCGACACGGACAAGGCCGCCGACATCGGTGGCGACTGTACCCTTTGGCTGGATACCAGCGACAGCTGGGCAACCCGAATGGCCATCAATGAAGCCGCGCTGCGCTGTCGGACTCCCTGGGTGATGGCCGCAGCCGTCCGCCGGGAGGGTCAGCTGGCGCTGTTTCGACCGGACCTGGGACCCAACGAGGCCTGCTACGCCTGCATCTATGGCAGGGCGGCCAACACGATGGACGATTGTGCCGGTGCGGGTGTGCTGTCGACCGTCGCGGGCAGTGTGGGCCTGGCGGCCGCGCAGCTTGCCATCAATCATCTGATCGGGGCGCCGACGCCGCGAGGGCTTCAGCTGTTCGACGGCAACTCGCTGCGCTGGCGTGGGGTGGCGCTGGCGCGCGATCCCGATTGCCGTGTCTGCTGA